One stretch of Glycine soja cultivar W05 chromosome 7, ASM419377v2, whole genome shotgun sequence DNA includes these proteins:
- the LOC114418305 gene encoding aspartyl protease family protein 2-like produces the protein MKEKLKYPCLSSLLTLFLCISATSTNPHNSQTQTLLLHTLPDPPTLSWPESATAEPDPEPTTSLSLHHIDALSFNKTPSQLFHLRLERDAARVKTLTHLAAATNKTRPANPGSGFSSSVVSGLSQGSGEYFTRLGVGTPPKYLYMVLDTGSDVVWLQCKPCTKCYSQTDQIFDPSKSKSFAGIPCYSPLCRRLDSPGCSLKNNLCQYQVSYGDGSFTFGDFSTETLTFRRAAVPRVAIGCGHDNEGLFVGAAGLLGLGRGGLSFPTQTGTRFNNKFSYCLTDRTASAKPSSIVFGDSAVSRTARFTPLVKNPKLDTFYYVELLGISVGGAPVRGISASFFRLDSTGNGGVIIDSGTSVTRLTRPAYVSLRDAFRVGASHLKRAPEFSLFDTCYDLSGLSEVKVPTVVLHFRGADVSLPAANYLVPVDNSGSFCFAFAGTMSGLSIIGNIQQQGFRVVFDLAGSRVGFAPRGCA, from the coding sequence CCTGTCTCTCTTCCTTGTTAACCCTCTTCCTCTGCATCTCCGCCACTTCCACTAACCCACACAACTCCCAAACCCAAACCCTTCTCCTCCATACCCTCCCTGACCCACCCACACTCTCATGGCCCGAATCCGCCACCGCAGAACCCGACCCGGAACCCACCACATCCCTCTCCCTTCACCACATAGACGCACTCTCCTTCAACAAAACCCCTTCCCAACTCTTCCACCTGAGACTCGAACGCGATGCCGCAAGGGTCAAAACCCTCACCCACTTAGCCGCAGCCACAAACAAAACCCGACCCGCCAACCCCGGGTCGGGTTTCAGCAGCTCCGTGGTATCGGGTCTCTCCCAAGGCAGCGGCGAGTACTTTACGCGCCTGGGCGTGGGAACTCCTCCGAAGTACCTCTACATGGTCCTCGACACCGGAAGCGACGTCGTTTGGCTCCAATGCAAGCCCTGCACCAAATGCTACTCCCAAACCGACCAAATCTTCGACCCATCAAAATCCAAATCCTTCGCCGGAATCCCCTGCTACTCCCCTCTCTGCCGCCGCCTCGACTCCCCCGGCTGCAGCCTAAAAAACAACCTTTGCCAGTACCAGGTTTCTTACGGTGACGGCTCCTTCACATTCGGAGATTTCTCAACGGAAACTCTCACGTTCCGACGCGCTGCAGTCCCGCGCGTGGCCATCGGCTGCGGCCACGACAACGAGGGACTCTTCGTGGGCGCCGCAGGTTTATTGGGCCTCGGTCGCGGCGGCTTGTCTTTTCCTACCCAGACCGGAACCCGGTTCAATAACAAATTCTCTTATTGCCTAACCGACCGAACCGCTTCCGCTAAACCGTCTTCCATTGTGTTCGGTGACTCCGCTGTTTCTCGAACCGCCCGGTTCACTCCTTTAGTTAAAAACCCTAAGCTTGATACATTTTATTATGTTGAGCTTCTTGGGATCAGCGTTGGCGGCGCGCCGGTTCGGGGAATTTCGGCTTCGTTCTTTCGGCTCGACTCTACCGGGAACGGTGGGGTGATTATTGACTCGGGGACTTCCGTCACGCGCCTCACGCGCCCTGCTTACGTGTCATTAAGAGACGCTTTTCGGGTCGGGGCTTCGCATTTGAAGCGCGCGCCTGAGTTCTCGCTTTTTGACACGTGCTATGATCTTTCGGGGCTGTCGGAGGTTAAGGTTCCGACCGTGGTTCTGCATTTTCGGGGCGCTGACGTGTCGTTGCCGGCGGCGAATTATCTCGTTCCGGTGGATAATAGCGGGAGCTTTTGCTTTGCGTTCGCCGGAACGATGAGTGGGTTGTCTATTATCGGGAACATTCAGCAGCAAGGGTTTCGGGTCGTGTTTGACTTGGCGGGTTCTCGGGTCGGGTTTGCCCCAAGAGGATGCGCGTGA